GGAAGATCTGCTGCCGTTCTCGGACGAGCAGCTGATCCGGGCCGTGGCGGACTGCCGTACGCCCGTGGTGTCCGCGATCGGCCACGAACCCGACTCGCCGCTCCTCGACCTCGTCGCCGACCTGCGGGCCGCCACGCCCACGGACGCCGCGAAAAAGGTCGTCCCGGACGTCGGCGAGGAGCTGGACCGCGTCCAGGGCCTGCGGGACCGGGCCCTGCGCACCGTCCGCGGCCTGCTCGACCGCGAGGAGCGCGGGCTCGCGCACGCGCTCGCCCGGCCCGTCATGGAGCACCCGCAGCGGATGGTGGACCAGCGCGAGGCCGAGCTGGACGCGCAGCTCGCCCGGAGCAGGCGGGTCCTCGGCCATCTGCTCGACCGCGCCGATTCGGAGCTCATCCACACCCGGGCACGGGTCCGCTCGCTGTCGCCCGCGGCCACGATGGAGCGCGGGTACGCGGTGCTCCAGCGGGCCGACGGGGCGGTGGTCCGCTCCCCCGAGGAGGTCGCGGAGGGCGAGGAACTGCGGGCCAGGGTGTCGGAGGGCGAGTTCGCGGTGCGGCGCGTGGCCGCCGAGTCGTGAGCGCGACGTCAATGATCTTTGTCGGACCTGATGCATAGGGTGGATTCCATGGCAGCCACTACGGACGAGCAGGCAGCGCTCGGGTACGAGCAGGCGCGCGACGAGCTGATCGAGGTCGTGCGGCGCCTTGAGGCAGGCGGTACGACCCTGGAGGAGTCCCTCGCGCTCTGGGAGCGGGGCGAGGAACTCGCGAAGGTGTGCAGGCGCTGGCTCGAAGGCGCCCGCGCCCGCCTCGACGCGGCCCTCGCGGCCCCCGGCGACCGGGCGGAGACGACGGATATGGCCGACGAGGACTGAGATCTTTCCACCGGAAACCTGTGAAACGGATCACTATCCGCTTCGTTTAGTTGAAAATTAACCAAATAGGGTCGTACCTTGAGGACACCGCTTCACCCCCTGCACGTCCGGAAGGTACGAAATGTCCCTCGTTCTTGACCCCGCCGCCCAGGACCTCCTCTTCCGTGAGGCCCGCACCGCCAACACGTTCACCGACGAGCCGGTGACCGACGAGCAGGTCCAGGCGATCTACGACCTCGTCAAGTTCGGGCCCACCGCCTTCAACCAGTCCCCGCTGCGCGTCACCCTGGTCCGCTCCCCCGAGGCCCGCGAGCGCCTGGTGAAGCACATGGCCGAGGGCAACCAGGCCAAGACCGCCGCCGCCCCGCTGGTCGCGATCCTGTCCGCCGACAACGAGTTCCACGAGGAGCTCCCGGCGCTGCTCCCGCACTTCCCGCAGGCCAAGGACATGTTCTTCGCCGAGCGCCCGGTCCGTGAGGGCTCCGCGCTCCTGAACGCCGCCCTCCAGGCCGCGTACTTCATAGTCGGCGTCCGCGCCGCCGGCCTGGCCGCCGGCCCGATGACCGGCCTGGACTTCGCCGGCCTCCAGAAGGAGTTCCTGGACGACGACCACACCCCGCTGATGGTCGTCAACATCGGCAAGCCGGGCGAGGACGCCTGGTTCCCGCGTTCGCCGCGTCTGGCCTTCGAGGACGTCATCACGACCGTCTGATCCTGACGGGCGGCACGCCACCCCCGGGCTGGGGGTCCGGGGGTCACCCCCCGGGAAGGCACAGTCCGCGTTCGCCGCGTCTGGCCTTCGAGGACGTCATCACGACCGTCTGACCGGTACGGCACGGCAAGGCCCCCGGCACTCACAGTGCCGGGGGCCTTGCCGTATCCGCTACGCCTTCTTCGACTGCAGCGCGCCGGCCATCTCCGCCAGGCGGTCGAAGGACGCCGTGCCGGTCACGACCGTCGTCGCGCCGCCGGAGGTCCGTACCAGGGCGTCGTACCGCGGGCCCTCCCAGAGCTGCCAGACCTGGCCGGCCACCGTCCGCGTCTTCCCGGAGCTCTTCGCGTCCTGGGTGACGTCCGGGACGTACTTCGCCGGGTCCGCCGTCGACTGGTGGATCGCCACGTACTGCGTGTCCGGGTCGAGGAAGCCGAGCTGCCAGGCGTCGTGCTGCTCGCGCTTGTACGAGACGACCGTCGCCTTCCAGTCCTTGCCGAGCCCCTCCGGCGCCAGCACCGGGTACGGCGCCGCGCGCTGCGCCGTCAGCAGCTCCACCCGGTAGTCCTTGGCCTCCACCGGGCTCGCGTTCTCGTCGTGCGGGATGAAGAGATACATCACGCCCGCGGCGACCATGATCACCGCGAGCGACTGGAACATCCCGCGTACTGTCTGCCTGCCTCGCATACCTGCCACGCCCACCATGGTCGCATCATGGTGTTGTGCTCATACGTGGGCCCCTCTGCTCAATTTGTCGACGTACCGATAGAGTCGCAGCACCCTCTTTATCCCGGCCGTCGCCGTACAGAAAGGTGCGCTCCGATGACCGAGCATCACTCGCTGCCGCCCGAGCTGGAGGTCTCCCCCGAGGCCCCCGACCGCAACCTCGCCCTCGAACTGGTCCGCGTCACCGAGGCGGCCGCCATGGCCGCCGGCCGCTGGGTCGGCCGCGGTGACAAGATCGGCGCGGACGGCGCGGCGGTCAACGCCATGCGGACCCTGATCTCGACCGTGTCGATGGACGGCGTCGTCGTCATCGGCGAGGGCGAGAAGGACGAAGCCCCCATGCTCTTCAACGGCGAGCGGGTCGGCGACGGCACCGGTGCCGAGGTCGACATCGCCGTGGACCCGATCGACGGCACCACGCTCAACGCCAAGGGCATGCCGAACGCGATCGCCGTGCTGGCCGCCGCGGACCGCGGCACCATGTTCGACCCGTCCGCGGTGTTCTACATGGACAAGCTGGTCACCGGCCCCGAGGCGGCGGACTTCGTCGACATCGACGCGCCCGTCTCGGTGAACATCCGGCGGGTCGCCAAGGCCAAGAACTCCTCCCCCGAGGACATCACGGTCGTCATCCTGGACCGCCCCCGCCACGAGGGCATCGTCAAGGAGATCCGCGAGACCGGCGCCCGGATCAAGTTCATCTCGGACGGCGACGTCGCCGGTTCGATCATGGCGGTCCGTGAGGGCACCGGCGTCGACATGCTCATGGGCATCGGCGGCACCCCCGAGGGCATCATCTCCGCCTGCGCGATCAAGTGCCTCGGCGGCGTGATCCAGGGCAAGCTGTGGCCGAAGGACGACGCCGAGCGCCAGCGCGCCCTGGACGCCGGTCACGACCTGGACCGCGTGCTGTCCACGAACGACCTGGTCTCCGGCGACAACGTGTTCTTCGTCGCCACCGGCATCACCGACGGCGAGCTGCTGCGCGGCGTCCGCTACCGCGCCGAGACCGCGACCACGCAGTCGCTGGTCATGCGCTCGAAGTCCGGCACGATCCGGCAGATCGACTCCACGCACCGGCTCTCGAAGCTGCGCGCGTACAGCAAGATCGACTTCGACCGGGCGAAGTAGCCCGACGAGACGGCTGGGCCGTCGACGGTACGAAGAGGGGCGCCCCCATGTGCGGTGGGGGCGCCCCTTCCCGTACGGGCGAAGGACCCGTCAGCCGGCCTTGGCGATCCGGTCGGCCGAGGCGGCCTTGCGGAGCTCGACCTCGCGGCGCCGGCGGCGGGCGAGCACGACCCGGCGCTCGGCGGCCGTGAGCCCGCCCCACACGCCGTACGGCTCGGGCTGGAGCAGCGCGTGCTCCCGGCACTCGACCATCACGGGGCAGCGGGCACAGACCCGCTTCGCGGCCTCCTCACGGGACAGCCGGGCGGCCGTCGGCTCCTTGGACGGCGCGAAGAACAGTCCGGCCTCGTCCCGGCGGCACACCGCCTCCGCGTGCCACGGTCCGGCCTCGTCCTCCCGCGCGGGAGCACGCTGGGGCGGAACGGCGGCGACCTGGAGGGGCTGATGCGGCAGATGCAGCACGGTCTACTCCTGACGACGGCTTCGCGAGCGAGAGACGATGCAGCAGCCCTACCCGCTGTGCGCGCGCCTATGCACTGAGTGGCACCGAGTTCCGATCTGCGGAAAGCCGTTGGCGCAATCCGGTCACTCGGTTCACTCAGTGGCCGAGGTGCTTGCGCAGCCTGTCGTGCAGGTCGGCGATGAGCTTGCCGCGCTTGGGGCGGGCCTCGACGTTACCGAACACCGAGTAGCCGTTCACGACGACGACCGGGGCCTCGGGGTCGGCCGCCTCCAGGGTGCGGACCTCGAAGTTGCCGAAGACGCCGGTGCCGTTGCCGCGCAGCGTGATGTTCTCCGGCACGTGCACCTCGACGTTGCCGAAGATCGAGGTGGCGTCGATGGTGGTGAGCCGCTGGGCGAAGATCGCCTCGGTCAGGTCGATCTCGATGTTGCCGAAGAGCGCGAAGGCGTTCGTCCTGCGGCCCACCCGCCAACGGCCCTTGCGGGTGGTGCTGGAGAAGACCGCGACCATGTTCTCGGCGGGGACGGCGCTGTCGTCGGGGCCGTACGCGTACGGCTCGGCGGCCTCGGTGCGGGTCGGGGTCGGGGCGGGCAGGTCCCGTACGAGCGGCTCCAGTTCACCCACGGTCTTGGCCCGGTAGACGGCGTCGATCCGCTCGCCGTGCTCCTCCGCGTCGATCCGGCCCTCGGCGAGGGCGTCCCGCAGGATGTCCGCGATCCGGTCCCGGTCGGCGTCGGAGGCCCGCAGCGCGCCCGGGCCGGTGGCGACGGCCGGTTCGGCGACGGCCGGCTCGGGGCGAGCCGGTTCGGCGGCCTTGGGCTCGGCGGGAGTGGCCGGCTGCTTCTGGGGCTGCTTTTCGAGGTCCACGGACTCAGCCTAGCGAAACGCGATAGATCGCGACTAGGGGGCGCGGCGGCGGCGCGTCCGCGCAGTCTTCGTACTGCCGCGCCCCGGTGGCGGGTTGCAGCCACGGCGGGAAGTCGCCTCGGCACGCACCGTGCGGACCGGCACGGTTTCGATGCAGGGTGGGAGGGGCGTGAGTGAAGGGTGGTGGGCGTGCTCGGGGCGTTGCGACGGCTGGGGATCGGGGACACACAGGAGCGCGTCTACACCGCGCTTCTGGCGGGTGCGGACGAGGCCGGCATCGCCGGGCGCACCGGGCTGACGGAGGCCGAAGTCTCCTCCGCGTTGCAGGGGTTGGCCGATCGTGGGCTCGTCGGTCCGGCCGACGCGCGGCCCGTGCCGCCCGAGGTCGCGCTCAACACGCTCGTACTGCGCCGGCTCGACGAACTCCGCGAGGCGCAGCTCGCGTTCGCGCACTCGGCCCGGGGGCCGGGTGACGGCGGGGCGGCGGGGGCCGGGTACGGGGCGGGGGCCGGGTATGGGGCCGGGTACGGATACGGGGCCGGGGCTCTGGAGGTCGTGACGGGCGGGGAGGCAATCGCGGAGCGGTACCGGCTGATCCAGCGCTCGGCCCGGGAGGAGATCCTCACGCTGGTCTCCCACCCGGTGATCGCGGTGCCCGCCGGGGCCAACACCGGCCAGCGGGAGGCGATGCGGGCCGGGGTGCGGTACCGCGTCGTGTACGACCGGGACGTGCTGGACCTGGAGGACGCCGAGACACCACCACTGTTGGAGCACTGGGCGTCGCTGGGCGAGGAGATGCGAGTCGCGTTCGGGGTGCCGATGAAGCTGGTCGTCGCGGACCGGCGCGCGGCGCTCGTCGTGCCGCTGGACCCGCCGACGCCGCCGGTGGCGACGGTGTTGCGCTCCTCGCCGCTGATCGACGCGCTGGCGTGGATCTTCCACCAGGTGTGGGAGTCGGCCCTGCCGGTGCCGGCCGCGCTCGCCTCGGTGGTCGACGGGCCGCTCACCGCGGACGACCGGCAGCTGCTGACGCTGCTGCTCAACGGGTACACGGACCAGGCCATCGGCTCCCAACTCGGCGTCAGCATGCGCACGGTCCAGCGTCGCGTCCGCCGCCTCCTGGCCTTGGCCGGCGCCCGTAGCCGCCTCCAACTCGGCTGGCACGCGGCGCGGCACGGGTGGGTCTGACGCGGGGCGCGCCTGGGCGCGGTGCGGTGGTGTTGGTGGTCGGTGCCTCGGGGGTCGGTGCCTCGGGGGTCGGTGCCGTCGTGGTCGGTGCCGTCGTGGTCGGTGCCGTGGGGGCCGTTCCGGGGGTCGCATTCGGGACTGCATGATTTACGGCGCGTTCGGGTGCCTTGAGCGCGAAGCGCTTCCCGTGCGCCACAAATCACGCTCTACGTCCCGAACGCGACCCCCTCCACGTCCCCCACTCCCGTCCATGCGTGTCCCGGGCATTTGGGTGGGTTTCCGCCGCGCCCCGTGGGCGCATGTCCGTGGCTGTCCGCCGCGCCCAAGTGGGCGCATGTGCGTGGGCGTCCGCCGCGCACGCCGCGCGCGCATTCGTGCGGGGTGGAAGTCCCCTGTCGGGTTTACGACACGTCGTCAAACCGCCAGGTCCGGGCGGGGATCGGGGGGTGGAACGCGTGGCACCGTTTCGTTCCGTTCGCTCTCCCGGACGCCGGAAGGACACCCATGTCCCGCACGAGAACCACCGCTATATCCACCGCGCTTGCCCTGGCCGCCGCCTCCTTGGCGTTGTCCGTCGCGCCTGCGGCGCAGGCCGTCGACCCCGCCCCGGTCGACAAGCTGGGCGCCCACGACCGGGCGCTGCTCGCTCAGTACGAGCGGCAGTACGGCGCCGCCCGCAGTGCGAAGGCGGTGGACCACGCCACCCTGCTGATCGCCGTCCGCGACGGCCGGGCCGCCGAGGTCGAGCGGGCGCTCGCCGGGCTCGGTGTCGACGCGCTCCGTACCGACGCCTCGGTCGGCTACGTCAAGGCCAACGTGCCGTTCGACCTCGTCGAGCGGGTCGCGGCCATCGACGACGTCGTCGCCGTGGACCTCGACGAGCTGCTGAAGGTCGAGGACACCCGCGTCGACGGTGAGCAGGCTGGAGCCGCACCGCTCGCCACGGCGGCGGCCCTTCCCGCCGCGCCGTCCGCGGCGACCGCCGACGACAACCCGTACATGCCGACCCGCGAGACCGGCTCCACCGACTTCAAGCGCGACCACCCCACGTACGACGGCCGGGGCGTCACCATCGGCGTGATGGACACCGGCATCGACCCGACGCACCCCGCGCTGGCGAAGACCACGACCGGCGAGGACAAGCTCGTCGAGACCGTCACCGGCACCGACCCGAACAACTTCATCGACCTGCTCTTCGACAGCAGCTGGTTCCTGATGGGCAAGCTGCAGGCCGGCCCGGCGGTCGTCTCCCCCGGCGGCGAGACCTGGACCGCTCCGGACAGCCCCGGACTGCGCGTCCAGTACAAGGCGATCGCCATGCCCGGCGGCAAGCAGCAGAAGCTGGGCGTGCTGTTCCGCGACTCCGACGGGGCGATCTGGGTCGATACGGACGGGGACTTCGATTTCACCGACGAGCAGCTGATGCGGCGGTTCGGGGCTGAGCGTCAGGTCGGGTACCTCGGCATCGACGATCCGGGCACCGCGGTCAACGAGCGGGTTCCGTTCACCGTGCAGTGGAAGAAGATCGGGGCCACCACGCTCGGGGTGAACGTCAACGTCATCACCGAGGCGCACGGCACCCACGTCGCCGGTATCACCGCCGCGCACGGCATGTTCGGCGGGGCCATGGACGGGCAGGCCCCCGGGGCCAAGCTGGTCTCGATGAAGGCCTGCCACAGCCTGGGCTGCTCCTCCGCCGCGCTGACCGACGGCATGATCGACCTCGCCACGAAGTACGGCGTGGACGTGATCAACATGTCGATCGGTTCGAGTCCCGAGTTCAACGACGGGCAGAGCGCCCGTTCCCTCGTCTACAACCGGCTGATCGACTCCACCGGCGTCCAGCTCTTCATCTCGGCCGGCAACTCCGGCGCCGGCACCAACACCGTCGGCGACCCGACCGCCGCCGACAAGGTCGTCAGCGTCGGCGCGGCCGTGTCCGCCGACACCTGGTGGGCGAACTACGGCTCCGAGGTCAAGGACGACCAGGGCATCTTCCCGTTCTCCTCGCGCGGGCCCCGCGAGGACGGCGGCTTCAAGCCCGACATCACCGCCCCCGGCGCGGCCGTCTCCACCACGCCCGACTGGATCGCACCCGCCTTCGTGCCCGAGACCGGCTACCGGCTGCCGCCCGGTTACTCGATGATGAACGGCACCTCCATGTCGTCCCCGCAGGCCACCGGCGCGGGCGCGCTGCTCCTGTCCGCCGCCCGCCAGGCCGGAGTGTCCGCGTCGCCCGCCGAGCTGCGCTCCGCGATCCACACCGGCGCCCGCTGGAACGGCAAGGTCGACGCGATCGCTCAGGGCCGCGGCCAGATCGACGTACCGAAGTCCTGGTCGGTCCTGGGCAAGGGCAAGGCCGACGGTGACGCCATCACCGTCTCCGCCCCCGTCTGCACCGCGCTCTCGGACAAGCTGGTCACCCCGCACCGCGGCAGCGGCCTCTTCAACAGCTGCGCCCCCGGCGCCGGCGGCCAGGCGGTCGGTGAGGAGCGGGCGTACGAACTGACCGTGACGCGGACGAGCGGGGCCGAGGGGCCGGTCGCGTACGCGGTCGGGCTCAAGGGGAACGACGGGACCTTCACCGTGCCGTCCTCGGTGGTCCTGGAGAAGGGCGTCCCGGCAGTCGTGAAGGTGACCGCCGAGCCCGGTGCCCAGGGCATCCACTCCGCCGTGCTGACCTTCGACAACGAGGCCACCCGGGCCGCCGACCACGCCACGCTGCTGGCCGTCGAGGCGGCGACCCCGCTCGCGGCGGGCACCCCGGTGACCGTGACCGGCGTCTCGTACCGGAACAACACG
This sequence is a window from Streptomyces sp. HUAS YS2. Protein-coding genes within it:
- a CDS encoding exodeoxyribonuclease VII small subunit, which codes for MAATTDEQAALGYEQARDELIEVVRRLEAGGTTLEESLALWERGEELAKVCRRWLEGARARLDAALAAPGDRAETTDMADED
- a CDS encoding malonic semialdehyde reductase, translated to MSLVLDPAAQDLLFREARTANTFTDEPVTDEQVQAIYDLVKFGPTAFNQSPLRVTLVRSPEARERLVKHMAEGNQAKTAAAPLVAILSADNEFHEELPALLPHFPQAKDMFFAERPVREGSALLNAALQAAYFIVGVRAAGLAAGPMTGLDFAGLQKEFLDDDHTPLMVVNIGKPGEDAWFPRSPRLAFEDVITTV
- a CDS encoding DUF4245 domain-containing protein, giving the protein MVGVAGMRGRQTVRGMFQSLAVIMVAAGVMYLFIPHDENASPVEAKDYRVELLTAQRAAPYPVLAPEGLGKDWKATVVSYKREQHDAWQLGFLDPDTQYVAIHQSTADPAKYVPDVTQDAKSSGKTRTVAGQVWQLWEGPRYDALVRTSGGATTVVTGTASFDRLAEMAGALQSKKA
- the glpX gene encoding class II fructose-bisphosphatase, whose translation is MTEHHSLPPELEVSPEAPDRNLALELVRVTEAAAMAAGRWVGRGDKIGADGAAVNAMRTLISTVSMDGVVVIGEGEKDEAPMLFNGERVGDGTGAEVDIAVDPIDGTTLNAKGMPNAIAVLAAADRGTMFDPSAVFYMDKLVTGPEAADFVDIDAPVSVNIRRVAKAKNSSPEDITVVILDRPRHEGIVKEIRETGARIKFISDGDVAGSIMAVREGTGVDMLMGIGGTPEGIISACAIKCLGGVIQGKLWPKDDAERQRALDAGHDLDRVLSTNDLVSGDNVFFVATGITDGELLRGVRYRAETATTQSLVMRSKSGTIRQIDSTHRLSKLRAYSKIDFDRAK
- a CDS encoding WhiB family transcriptional regulator, producing the protein MLHLPHQPLQVAAVPPQRAPAREDEAGPWHAEAVCRRDEAGLFFAPSKEPTAARLSREEAAKRVCARCPVMVECREHALLQPEPYGVWGGLTAAERRVVLARRRRREVELRKAASADRIAKAG
- a CDS encoding DUF1707 SHOCT-like domain-containing protein, with translation MDLEKQPQKQPATPAEPKAAEPARPEPAVAEPAVATGPGALRASDADRDRIADILRDALAEGRIDAEEHGERIDAVYRAKTVGELEPLVRDLPAPTPTRTEAAEPYAYGPDDSAVPAENMVAVFSSTTRKGRWRVGRRTNAFALFGNIEIDLTEAIFAQRLTTIDATSIFGNVEVHVPENITLRGNGTGVFGNFEVRTLEAADPEAPVVVVNGYSVFGNVEARPKRGKLIADLHDRLRKHLGH
- a CDS encoding LuxR C-terminal-related transcriptional regulator; protein product: MLGALRRLGIGDTQERVYTALLAGADEAGIAGRTGLTEAEVSSALQGLADRGLVGPADARPVPPEVALNTLVLRRLDELREAQLAFAHSARGPGDGGAAGAGYGAGAGYGAGYGYGAGALEVVTGGEAIAERYRLIQRSAREEILTLVSHPVIAVPAGANTGQREAMRAGVRYRVVYDRDVLDLEDAETPPLLEHWASLGEEMRVAFGVPMKLVVADRRAALVVPLDPPTPPVATVLRSSPLIDALAWIFHQVWESALPVPAALASVVDGPLTADDRQLLTLLLNGYTDQAIGSQLGVSMRTVQRRVRRLLALAGARSRLQLGWHAARHGWV
- a CDS encoding S8 family serine peptidase; translated protein: MSRTRTTAISTALALAAASLALSVAPAAQAVDPAPVDKLGAHDRALLAQYERQYGAARSAKAVDHATLLIAVRDGRAAEVERALAGLGVDALRTDASVGYVKANVPFDLVERVAAIDDVVAVDLDELLKVEDTRVDGEQAGAAPLATAAALPAAPSAATADDNPYMPTRETGSTDFKRDHPTYDGRGVTIGVMDTGIDPTHPALAKTTTGEDKLVETVTGTDPNNFIDLLFDSSWFLMGKLQAGPAVVSPGGETWTAPDSPGLRVQYKAIAMPGGKQQKLGVLFRDSDGAIWVDTDGDFDFTDEQLMRRFGAERQVGYLGIDDPGTAVNERVPFTVQWKKIGATTLGVNVNVITEAHGTHVAGITAAHGMFGGAMDGQAPGAKLVSMKACHSLGCSSAALTDGMIDLATKYGVDVINMSIGSSPEFNDGQSARSLVYNRLIDSTGVQLFISAGNSGAGTNTVGDPTAADKVVSVGAAVSADTWWANYGSEVKDDQGIFPFSSRGPREDGGFKPDITAPGAAVSTTPDWIAPAFVPETGYRLPPGYSMMNGTSMSSPQATGAGALLLSAARQAGVSASPAELRSAIHTGARWNGKVDAIAQGRGQIDVPKSWSVLGKGKADGDAITVSAPVCTALSDKLVTPHRGSGLFNSCAPGAGGQAVGEERAYELTVTRTSGAEGPVAYAVGLKGNDGTFTVPSSVVLEKGVPAVVKVTAEPGAQGIHSAVLTFDNEATRAADHATLLAVEAATPLAAGTPVTVTGVSYRNNTIHYTVAVPAGAEALTVSMDGLEAGSQTRWWAFRPTGVSGETSAAGTIYCYNDYLDGNGCDPKSRTYAKPGAGVWELVVETRRTSPLWANPYRLTASVS